From the genome of Thermoleophilaceae bacterium:
ACTGCGTTCCGGCGTTAGCCCACAGCTCCTCGAGCGCCGTCTCGCGGCTCATGGCGGCGCGGTACGGGCGGTCCGTGGTCATCGCGCTGTAGGCGTCGCAGGCGAACACGATGCGTGCGGCCAGCGGGATCTCGTAGCCGGCGATGCCGTCGGGATAGCCATTGCCGTCCCAGCGCTCGTGGCAGGAGCGCACCACCGCCCCCACGCGTCCGAGGAGGCCGCCCACGCGGTCGAGCAGCACCTGGCCCTCGATCGTGTGGGTCTTCATCAGCTCGAACTCCTCGTCGCTCAGGGCCCCGGGCTTGTTGATGATCTCCTTCGGGATCACGATCTTGCCGACGTCGTGCAGGAGCGCGGCGAACTCGAGCTCCTGGCGCTCCTCGGGATCGATCTCCAGCTCGTCGGCAACCGCGTTCACGAGCTCGACCACGCCGCGGCAGTGGTCCGCCGTGTAGTTGTCGTCCGCCTCGACGACGTCGGAGAGGAGCATCACGGTGCCCTTGTATGCGCGGTTCAGCTCGAGCGCGGCGCTGTAGCGCTCCTTGCGCTCCTGCGAGAAGGTGCGGAGCAGCCACACGAGCGGGACGATCGCGGCGAGCCCGATCAGGTTCTGCTCGGAGGCGGCGGCGGTGACGAGCCCGATCGGCCAGAGCACGCCGTCCACGCGGTAGGTCCAGACGGCGATGGCGAGCGTCTCGCGCACGGTGAGGCCGCGGATGAGGCGCTCGCGCAGCGCGGCGGGCACGGAGTCCGTGACCATCTGCGCGGCGAGCGCGAGGACGTAGACACCGAGGGCGGCCGCACGGACGGGCGTTCCGTCGAGCAGGCTGATCACAACCACCGGCCCGATCGCGAACCACGAGTCGGAGATCGCGTACGGCCAGCGGTCGAAGTGCTTTCGCCGCTGCACGAAGTCGGGAACCATCGCCACGAGGTGGCCGGCCGGAACGAGCATCGGCACGGCGGGCAACGGGACGAGGAAGAGCATCGGCACGAACACGAGCGGCGCGGCCACCGCGGTGCAGCTGCCCACCTCGAACTCCACCCGCGAGATCACCGCGAAGAGGAGCACGAGGCCCGCCATGACGAGCGGGTCGGCGTGGCGGTTCCAGTCGAGGAACGTGGCAATCGCCGCGGCGGTTGCCACGTACGCGGTTGCGAGCGCAGCCACCACACCGCGCTCCCGGACGGACATGGGACGCGGGTGACGGGCGCGCAGGTCACGGACCAGACGCTCTTCGCCCCTCATTACTTACGAGTTGTCGGTGCTCTCGCGTGCGCGCGTAAATCCGGGAGAGAGATTGCACGACATCCGTCCACGGAACCTCCACGGGTATTGGCAGGCTTTCGTGCGATACGACGTTCGCAAAGTGCGACTGCAATCTGAGGGCGGACATCTAGACTCACCGTCCATGAAGGCGGCCGAGATCCGCGAGAAGTTCCTGTCCTTTTTCGAGGGGCGCGATCACCTGCGCGTGCCCTCGGCGTCGCTCGTGCCGTCGACCTATGACCCGTCGGTGCTTCTGACCACGGCGGGCATGCAGCCGTTCCAGCCCTACTTCCGCGGCGAGGAGACGCCGCCGCACGTGCGGCTCACGTCGTGCCAGAAGGTTTTTCGCACCACCGACATCGAGAACGTGGGGCTCACGGCCCGCCATCTCACGTTCTTCCAGATGCTCGGCAACTTCTCGTTCGGCGACTACTTCAAGCAGGGCGCGGTGGACGCGGCGTGGGAGCTCTCGCTGAACGGGTTCGGCTTCGATCCCGAGCAGATCTGGGTCACCGTCTTCGGCGGCGACGAGGAGCTGGGCATCGGCCCGGACGACGAGGCGATCGCCTGCTGGCACTCGGTCGGCGTGCCGGATGGCCGCATCGTCCTGCTCGGCCGCGAGGACAACTTCTGGCAGGCGGGGCCAACGGGCCCGTGCGGACCCTGCTCCGAGCTCTACCTCGACCGCGGGCTCGACTTCGGGCGCGAGGAGGACCGGCCGGGGGACGACACCGAGCGCTTCCTCGAGTACTGGAACCTCGTGTTCATGCAGCTCTTCCTCCACGACGACGGCTCGACCACGCCGCTGCCCAAGCAGAACATCGACACGGGACTCGGGCTCGAGCGGATGGCGGCCATCATGCAGGACGTGCCGTCCGTGTTCGAGACGGACGAGTTCCTGCCGCTCGTGCAGCTCGGCGAGTCGCTGTCCGGCCGCAAGATGGGGGAGAGCCAGGAGGTCACGCGCGCGCTGCGGATCCTTGCGGACCACGGGCGCGGGATGACGTTCCTGCTCGGCGACGGCGTGGTGCCGTCGAACGAGGAGCGCGGCTACGTGCTGCGGCGGATCATGCGCCGCGCGGTGCAGCAGGGACGCAAGCTCGGCATCGAGCACCGGTTCCTGCAGCAGCTCTGCGACACCGTGATCGACGTGATGGGCGACGCCTACCCGGATCTCCGCTCGCAGCGCGACACGATCATGAAGTGGGCGGCCTCGGAGGAGGAGAGCTTCGGCCGGACGCTCGAGCAGGGCGAGCGGCTGCTGGCCGAGATCGTCGCCCGCGCGAAGCGGGACGAGACCTCGTGGGTGGATGCCGAAGAGGCGTTCCGCCTGCACGACACGTATGGCTTTCCCTACGAGCTCACGAAGGAGCTGCTCGCGGAGGAAGGCCTGTCGGTGGACGACGAGGGCTTCGCCGAGCTGATGGAGCAGGCGCGCCAGGTGGCGCGCGCCGGCGGCCGCCGCAGCGGCGGCGAGAAGCACGAGCGCGTGCTCACCTTCGCGCGCAACGCGGGCTTCCAGACCCGCTTCGTGGGCTACGAGACCACCGAGTGGGACACCACCATCGGCGCGCTCGAGCGCGAGAACGGACGCTTCCTGGCGAAGCTCCCAGAGAGCCCCTTCTACGCGGAGGGTGGCGGCCAAGTGTCGGACACCGGGGTGGTGGAGACGCCGTCCGGGCGTGCGGAGGTGGCGAACGTCTACCGCATCGGCGACGACCAGACGGTCGCGCTCGAGCTGAAGGACGGCGAGATCGAGATCGGCGAGCCGGCGCGCGCGCTCGTGAACCGTGACACGCGCCTGGCCACGATGGCGAACCACACGGCCACCCACCTTCTCCACGCCGCACTGCGCGCGGAGCTCGGCACCCACGTGCGCCAGGCGGGGTCCTATGTGGGTCCGGACAAGCTGCGCTTCGACTTCACCCACGGCGAGCGGCTCACGCACGCGCAGATCGCGGCGGTGGAGGAGCGCGTGAACGAGTGGATCCTGCAGAGCCATCCCGTGCGCGCGGTGGAGACCACCCGCGACGAGGCGGAGCGGCTCGGGGCGATGGCGCTCTTCGGCGAGAAGTACGGCGACATCGTGCGGATGGTGGAGGTCGAGGACGTGTCGCGCGAGCTGTGCGGCGGCACGCACGTGGGGACGACGGCGGAGATCGGTCTCTTCCACCTCACGCACGAGACGTCCAGCGCGTCGAACGTGCGACGGGTGGAGGCGGTCACCGGTCCCGGCGGAGTCGATCTCTTCCGCAGGCGCACGCGTGAGTTCGCGGAGCTCGCG
Proteins encoded in this window:
- a CDS encoding HD-GYP domain-containing protein, with the protein product MSVRERGVVAALATAYVATAAAIATFLDWNRHADPLVMAGLVLLFAVISRVEFEVGSCTAVAAPLVFVPMLFLVPLPAVPMLVPAGHLVAMVPDFVQRRKHFDRWPYAISDSWFAIGPVVVISLLDGTPVRAAALGVYVLALAAQMVTDSVPAALRERLIRGLTVRETLAIAVWTYRVDGVLWPIGLVTAAASEQNLIGLAAIVPLVWLLRTFSQERKERYSAALELNRAYKGTVMLLSDVVEADDNYTADHCRGVVELVNAVADELEIDPEERQELEFAALLHDVGKIVIPKEIINKPGALSDEEFELMKTHTIEGQVLLDRVGGLLGRVGAVVRSCHERWDGNGYPDGIAGYEIPLAARIVFACDAYSAMTTDRPYRAAMSRETALEELWANAGTQFDPRIVSALASVVRRGVPDERVSVEAVRSLLATRHLPAGGALSELRTAHDS
- the alaS gene encoding alanine--tRNA ligase, which gives rise to MKAAEIREKFLSFFEGRDHLRVPSASLVPSTYDPSVLLTTAGMQPFQPYFRGEETPPHVRLTSCQKVFRTTDIENVGLTARHLTFFQMLGNFSFGDYFKQGAVDAAWELSLNGFGFDPEQIWVTVFGGDEELGIGPDDEAIACWHSVGVPDGRIVLLGREDNFWQAGPTGPCGPCSELYLDRGLDFGREEDRPGDDTERFLEYWNLVFMQLFLHDDGSTTPLPKQNIDTGLGLERMAAIMQDVPSVFETDEFLPLVQLGESLSGRKMGESQEVTRALRILADHGRGMTFLLGDGVVPSNEERGYVLRRIMRRAVQQGRKLGIEHRFLQQLCDTVIDVMGDAYPDLRSQRDTIMKWAASEEESFGRTLEQGERLLAEIVARAKRDETSWVDAEEAFRLHDTYGFPYELTKELLAEEGLSVDDEGFAELMEQARQVARAGGRRSGGEKHERVLTFARNAGFQTRFVGYETTEWDTTIGALERENGRFLAKLPESPFYAEGGGQVSDTGVVETPSGRAEVANVYRIGDDQTVALELKDGEIEIGEPARALVNRDTRLATMANHTATHLLHAALRAELGTHVRQAGSYVGPDKLRFDFTHGERLTHAQIAAVEERVNEWILQSHPVRAVETTRDEAERLGAMALFGEKYGDIVRMVEVEDVSRELCGGTHVGTTAEIGLFHLTHETSSASNVRRVEAVTGPGGVDLFRRRTREFAELAAMLKVPEQDVVSAVEKLQQQLREAQQRPRQDDRAVADSLVSGAREIGGIRIVTEVVEAPDAKALLELSDRVKQTLGDSAVVLGTAVDGRVHLVANFADAAVRRGLKAGDVVRTAAQVAGGGGGGRDTMAQAGGRDPEKLPEAITAARVAIERALG